The Arachis hypogaea cultivar Tifrunner chromosome 14, arahy.Tifrunner.gnm2.J5K5, whole genome shotgun sequence DNA window AATTGTTGTATTACATGTTTGTTAATTTACGTAAACTCGAGTTGCAGGAGCAGCCACCTGAGATGGTGTCGATGACGAATACAggaaatttaagatttaagatcAAATATAGCAGGAGACCATTAAAAGAGTCAAAGTTTAAAAAAGGCAGAATGGTGGAAGTCAGGGATGAGGATGAAGGTTACAAAGGTGCTTGGTTCGTTGCTACTATTGTTAGCTCAGTAGGAAAAGACATGTTTCTTGTAGAATATAGGGACCTCTTAGCAGATGATGGAACTCATCAGCTCTTGCAAGAAGTCGTCTATGAAAAATTCATAAGGCCCTGTCCACCTGAAGTTCCCTCTGTTAGCTCTTTCAAACAGTTTCAAGAGGTTGATGCATGGTATAATGATGCTTGGTGGGAAGGCGTGGTTCTTGCAGTGGTAAATAGCAGCGAGTGTTTTGTTTCTTTCATGCACAACGATGTTTTGAGATTTGAAAGTTCCAAGCTAAGACCTCACCAAGACTGGTTTGATGGAAAATGGGTCATGGCATCTAAGGTAAAAACACTTAGAACCTTAAGATTTTATTTCATGTATGTTTAATAAATACAAACCTTGTGTCAACTGTTCATCATTATAGTTTCTGGAATATAGTAACCAGTAAGTTCTGTTTATAGGGGAATGTTTAAATTATCTGacataattgtgattttaaaatatcAGGGGTCAAGAGAACTGACAAAGAAGTTTGGAGATGTGATGTCAAAAGCCAAGAATCTCACTGGTAATAAAATAATCTTGAAATGTCTGAAATCTCTCGAGCCAGAGCCGGAACAGATGCCAAGAATTCTAATGTCAGGGTCCAGGAACAGCAGCATTCAATTTGCATCGCATTTATATAAAGGTGCAAAGGTAGAAGTCAGGAGTGATGAAGAAGGTTACCAAGGTGCCTGGTACACTGCCATCATTGTTAACTCTTTACAGAACGGCAAGTATGTGGTGGAGTATCTCACCCTGAAAACTAACGACTTAACCGAACAACTGAGAGAGGAAGCAGATGCTTCAGATATCAGGCCAGTTCCACCAGACATTCAACATCGCCATCGCTATGTGCTGCGTGAATGGGTTGACGCTTGGTATAACGACGGATGGTGGAAAGGCCAGGTATGCGGTTTCGCTTGCTTCAGGTATAGTGTTTACTTTTGGCCTACAAAGGAGCAGCTGGAATTTGAACATTGTCATCTAAGGCCTCACCAAGAATGGATTGATGGAAGATGGGTACATGCTTGATGCTCCTTTGGTACAAGGCCGTTAATCATCACAATGTGTTTATATTTACTTATTGTGCAGGCAAATAAGAATGCACCTTTAACTTATTCTTGCTTTTTG harbors:
- the LOC112741613 gene encoding protein AGENET DOMAIN (AGD)-CONTAINING P1-like isoform X1, which gives rise to MLHFKKGEAVEATHPKNPDNRNRLYPASVLRATNNNRLLLQYHTLFSDHPPNNPLRYSLPLSCVRPKLPDLLNPWFKVGDPVDAYCHSHGGAAWCSATVDDILENSRYAVSFWDEKGNVNTERAVIEQCRMRPHREWVHGYWVPPLPSQMDNNIQYTSSKPKKLKADETYKEQPPEMVSMTNTGNLRFKIKYSRRPLKESKFKKGRMVEVRDEDEGYKGAWFVATIVSSVGKDMFLVEYRDLLADDGTHQLLQEVVYEKFIRPCPPEVPSVSSFKQFQEVDAWYNDAWWEGVVLAVVNSSECFVSFMHNDVLRFESSKLRPHQDWFDGKWVMASKGSRELTKKFGDVMSKAKNLTGNKIILKCLKSLEPEPEQMPRILMSGSRNSSIQFASHLYKGAKVEVRSDEEGYQGAWYTAIIVNSLQNGKYVVEYLTLKTNDLTEQLREEADASDIRPVPPDIQHRHRYVLREWVDAWYNDGWWKGQVCGFACFRYSVYFWPTKEQLEFEHCHLRPHQEWIDGRWVHA
- the LOC112741613 gene encoding protein AGENET DOMAIN (AGD)-CONTAINING P1-like isoform X2 produces the protein MLHFKKGEAVEATHPKNPDNRNRLYPASVLRATNNNRLLLQYHTLFSDHPPNNPLRYSLPLSCVRPKLPDLLNPWFKVGDPVDAYCHSHGGAAWCSATVDDILENSRYAVSFWDEKGNVNTERAVIEQCRMRPHREWVHGYWVPPLPSQMDNNIQYTSSKPKKLKADETYKPPEMVSMTNTGNLRFKIKYSRRPLKESKFKKGRMVEVRDEDEGYKGAWFVATIVSSVGKDMFLVEYRDLLADDGTHQLLQEVVYEKFIRPCPPEVPSVSSFKQFQEVDAWYNDAWWEGVVLAVVNSSECFVSFMHNDVLRFESSKLRPHQDWFDGKWVMASKGSRELTKKFGDVMSKAKNLTGNKIILKCLKSLEPEPEQMPRILMSGSRNSSIQFASHLYKGAKVEVRSDEEGYQGAWYTAIIVNSLQNGKYVVEYLTLKTNDLTEQLREEADASDIRPVPPDIQHRHRYVLREWVDAWYNDGWWKGQVCGFACFRYSVYFWPTKEQLEFEHCHLRPHQEWIDGRWVHA